One Sporichthyaceae bacterium DNA segment encodes these proteins:
- a CDS encoding low molecular weight protein-tyrosine-phosphatase — MTYRIAVVCLGNICRSPMAAAVLRSKVAAARLVDVEIISAGTGDWHVGSGADRRARAALVSRGYPDEHRARQFRSGDFPDVDLVLAMDAANLLDLRRLAPPGSAATIRLFDDPAEVPDPYYGDRSDFEGVLDQVERAADTLVAELRRTVSPA, encoded by the coding sequence GTGACGTACCGAATCGCGGTCGTGTGCCTGGGCAACATCTGCCGCTCCCCGATGGCGGCGGCGGTCCTGCGCAGCAAGGTTGCCGCGGCCAGGTTGGTCGACGTCGAGATCATCTCGGCCGGCACCGGCGACTGGCACGTCGGGTCGGGCGCCGACCGGCGCGCCCGCGCCGCGCTGGTGTCCCGCGGCTACCCCGACGAGCATCGGGCCCGGCAGTTCCGTTCGGGCGACTTCCCCGACGTCGACCTGGTGCTGGCCATGGACGCCGCCAACCTCCTCGATCTGCGGCGGCTCGCCCCGCCCGGCTCGGCGGCGACGATCCGGCTGTTCGACGACCCGGCCGAGGTACCCGACCCGTACTACGGCGACCGGTCGGACTTCGAGGGAGTTCTCGACCAGGTCGAGCGGGCCGCCGACACTCTGGTCGCCGAACTGCGCCGCACGGTGTCGCCGGCATGA
- a CDS encoding fructosamine kinase family protein has protein sequence MIPDGLADILGAAVTAANAVSGGDICQAHRLRLDDGRTAFLKTRPGAPPDFFHTEAAGLEKLGAAGGAPVPQVLAVTDDALVLEWIEPGRPTPEAAEAFGAALAVTHACHPPHFGGDGDGSGSGSGHIGSLRMPNRPVDSWPELYAEQRIGPALKAAFDLGRIEVRDAAFVKRVTGLLDVLAGPVESPALLHGDLWSGNVHWSAAGPAYLIDPAVQGGHRETDLAMLALFGAPHLERIVAAYDAAFPLAEGWRSRVALHQLHPVLVHAALFGGGYGQQAGSLARTALGGR, from the coding sequence ATGATCCCCGACGGGCTGGCCGACATCCTCGGCGCCGCGGTGACGGCAGCGAACGCGGTGAGCGGGGGCGACATCTGCCAGGCCCACCGCCTGCGGCTGGACGACGGCCGCACGGCATTCCTCAAGACCCGTCCGGGCGCCCCGCCCGACTTCTTCCACACCGAGGCCGCGGGGCTCGAGAAGCTCGGCGCGGCCGGCGGGGCACCGGTTCCTCAGGTGCTGGCGGTGACCGACGACGCACTGGTGCTGGAGTGGATCGAGCCCGGCAGGCCCACCCCGGAGGCGGCCGAGGCGTTCGGCGCCGCCCTGGCGGTCACCCATGCATGCCACCCCCCACACTTCGGCGGCGACGGGGACGGCAGCGGCAGCGGCAGCGGCCATATCGGTTCGCTTCGGATGCCCAACCGGCCGGTCGACTCGTGGCCGGAGCTGTACGCCGAGCAACGGATCGGGCCCGCGCTGAAGGCCGCGTTCGACCTCGGCCGGATCGAGGTGCGGGACGCGGCCTTTGTGAAACGGGTGACGGGGCTGCTGGATGTCCTGGCCGGCCCCGTCGAGTCGCCCGCCCTGCTGCACGGCGACCTGTGGTCAGGCAACGTGCACTGGTCGGCCGCCGGGCCGGCGTACCTGATCGACCCGGCGGTCCAGGGCGGCCACCGCGAGACCGACCTGGCGATGCTCGCGCTGTTCGGGGCACCGCATCTGGAGCGCATCGTGGCCGCCTACGACGCCGCGTTCCCGCTCGCGGAGGGCTGGCGCTCCCGGGTCGCGCTCCACCAACTGCATCCGGTCCTGGTGCACGCGGCCCTGTTCGGCGGTGGCTACGGCCAGCAGGCCGGATCGCTGGCCCGCACGGCCCTGGGCGGCCGCTGA
- a CDS encoding phage holin family protein — protein MRSVLIRLAVNGAALWVAAGAVHGIALDKGPHAGNGTFGQRVTVIIVVAAIFAVVNTIVKPIVKLFSLPLFILTLGLIIFVINALMLLITSGICDALNVPFHVDGFKPALVGGLVVSFVSWLINVLLPDDLESR, from the coding sequence ATGCGAAGTGTGCTGATCAGACTCGCCGTCAACGGCGCCGCCCTGTGGGTCGCCGCCGGCGCCGTGCACGGCATCGCCCTGGACAAGGGCCCGCACGCCGGCAACGGCACGTTCGGCCAACGGGTCACCGTCATCATCGTGGTCGCCGCGATCTTCGCGGTGGTGAACACGATTGTGAAGCCCATCGTGAAGCTGTTCTCGCTGCCGTTGTTCATCCTCACGCTGGGCCTGATCATCTTCGTGATCAACGCCCTGATGCTGCTGATCACCAGCGGCATCTGCGACGCCCTGAACGTGCCGTTCCATGTGGACGGCTTCAAACCGGCGTTGGTCGGCGGCCTGGTCGTCAGCTTCGTCTCGTGGCTGATCAACGTCCTGCTGCCGGACGACCTCGAAAGCCGCTGA
- a CDS encoding XdhC family protein: MAPDAPASTAVPDACLVAHGAPDTASPQTRSLILVYAGQISRHLATFAAACDYRVSVVEPDAALAAEAVSWAGQVLSTVGAAAGDTGTDVVVTDHHRDDLGIVLRDALAAPARWVGVVGNPRQVGPHVAMLTELGVAPEEIARVHRPIGLNIGSRSPAEVALSTLAGLLADRTGRPGGFDFAV; encoded by the coding sequence ATGGCACCGGACGCCCCCGCGAGCACTGCCGTCCCCGACGCCTGCCTGGTCGCCCACGGCGCCCCGGACACCGCCTCGCCACAGACGCGCAGCCTGATCCTCGTCTACGCCGGGCAGATCTCCCGGCACCTCGCGACGTTCGCGGCGGCCTGCGACTACCGGGTCAGCGTCGTCGAACCGGACGCCGCGTTGGCCGCCGAGGCCGTGAGCTGGGCCGGGCAGGTGCTGTCCACGGTCGGCGCCGCGGCCGGCGACACCGGCACCGACGTGGTGGTCACCGACCATCACCGCGACGACCTCGGGATCGTGCTGCGCGACGCGTTGGCGGCGCCGGCGCGCTGGGTCGGGGTCGTCGGTAACCCGCGGCAAGTCGGTCCGCACGTCGCGATGCTCACCGAGCTCGGGGTCGCACCGGAGGAGATCGCCCGGGTGCACCGGCCGATCGGGCTGAACATCGGCTCGCGGTCCCCGGCCGAGGTCGCGTTGTCCACGCTGGCCGGGCTGCTGGCCGATCGCACGGGCCGACCCGGCGGTTTCGACTTCGCTGTCTGA
- the thiC gene encoding phosphomethylpyrimidine synthase ThiC: MTALSERVEQTAAFRKTYLVGSREDLRVPMREVALTNGDRVVLYDTSGPYTDPGVDTDIERGLEPFRERWIAERGDTQAYQGRVPQPVDDGYADAARRDRGLAGLDAVFSGGREPRRALPRGTAVTQLAYARRGLITAEMEFVALREGVEAEFVREEIARGRAILPVNINHPESEPMIIGRNFLVKINANIGNSAVASTIAEEVEKMTWATRWGADTVMDLSTGRNIHTTREWIIRNSPVPIGTVPIYQALEKVDGKAAELSWEIYRDTLIEQCEQGVDYFTVHAGVRLAYVPLTAKRKTGIVSRGGSIMAAWCLAHHQESFLYTHFAEICEILKQYDVSFSLGDGLRPGCTHDANDEAQFAELRTLGELTKIAWEHDVQVMIEGPGHVAMNKVKENMDLQLEVCHEAPFYTLGPLVTDIAPGYDHITSAIGAAMIGWFGTAMLCYVTPKEHLGLPDRDDVKTGVITYKIAAHAADLAKGHPGASAWDDALSEARFDFRWQDQFNLALDPDTARSFHDQTLPAQAAKTAHFCSMCGPHFCSMKITQDVRKFAAEQGIAESDAVSAGMAAKAAEFRANGDRVYLPLAD, translated from the coding sequence GTGACCGCCCTTTCCGAACGTGTCGAGCAGACCGCCGCTTTCCGCAAGACCTATCTGGTGGGTTCGCGCGAGGACCTGCGGGTGCCGATGCGTGAGGTCGCGCTTACCAATGGCGACCGGGTGGTGCTCTACGACACCTCGGGCCCCTACACCGATCCGGGGGTCGACACCGACATCGAGCGTGGCCTCGAGCCGTTCCGCGAGCGCTGGATCGCCGAGCGCGGGGATACGCAGGCCTACCAGGGCCGGGTCCCCCAGCCCGTCGATGACGGCTATGCGGACGCGGCCCGCCGCGATCGTGGGCTGGCCGGGCTCGACGCCGTCTTCAGCGGCGGACGCGAGCCCCGTCGGGCGCTGCCCCGCGGGACCGCCGTGACGCAGCTTGCCTATGCCCGGCGCGGGCTGATCACCGCGGAGATGGAGTTCGTCGCCCTGCGCGAGGGCGTCGAGGCCGAGTTCGTGCGCGAGGAGATCGCCCGCGGCCGGGCGATCCTGCCGGTCAACATCAACCACCCGGAGAGCGAGCCGATGATCATCGGCCGTAACTTCCTGGTCAAGATCAACGCCAACATCGGCAACTCCGCGGTGGCCTCCACGATCGCGGAGGAGGTCGAGAAGATGACCTGGGCGACCCGCTGGGGCGCCGACACGGTCATGGACCTCTCCACCGGGCGGAACATCCACACCACCCGGGAGTGGATCATCCGCAACTCCCCGGTCCCGATCGGCACCGTGCCGATCTACCAGGCCCTGGAGAAGGTCGACGGCAAGGCCGCCGAACTGTCCTGGGAGATCTACCGGGACACCCTGATCGAGCAGTGCGAGCAGGGTGTGGACTACTTCACCGTGCACGCCGGCGTGCGCCTGGCCTACGTCCCGCTGACCGCCAAGCGCAAGACCGGGATCGTCTCCCGCGGCGGATCGATCATGGCCGCGTGGTGCCTGGCGCACCACCAGGAATCGTTCCTGTACACCCACTTCGCCGAGATCTGCGAGATCCTCAAGCAGTACGACGTCTCGTTCTCCTTGGGCGACGGCCTGCGCCCGGGCTGCACCCACGACGCCAACGACGAGGCACAGTTCGCCGAGCTGCGCACGCTCGGGGAGCTCACCAAGATCGCCTGGGAGCACGACGTCCAGGTGATGATCGAGGGCCCCGGCCACGTAGCGATGAACAAGGTCAAGGAGAACATGGACCTCCAGTTGGAGGTCTGCCACGAGGCGCCGTTCTACACCCTCGGCCCGCTGGTCACCGACATCGCGCCGGGCTACGACCACATCACCTCCGCGATCGGCGCGGCGATGATCGGCTGGTTCGGCACCGCGATGCTGTGCTACGTCACCCCCAAGGAGCATCTGGGCCTGCCCGACCGCGACGATGTCAAGACCGGTGTGATCACCTACAAGATCGCCGCGCACGCCGCGGACCTGGCCAAGGGCCACCCGGGTGCGAGCGCGTGGGACGACGCACTGTCCGAGGCCCGGTTCGACTTCCGCTGGCAGGACCAGTTCAACCTCGCCCTGGACCCGGATACCGCTCGGTCCTTCCACGACCAGACCTTGCCTGCCCAGGCCGCCAAGACCGCGCACTTCTGCTCGATGTGCGGCCCGCACTTCTGCTCCATGAAGATCACCCAGGACGTCCGCAAGTTCGCCGCGGAGCAGGGAATCGCGGAGTCTGACGCAGTGTCAGCAGGCATGGCCGCCAAGGCCGCGGAGTTCCGCGCGAACGGCGACCGGGTCTACCTGCCGCTCGCCGACTGA
- a CDS encoding GntR family transcriptional regulator, protein MHEADSNRPDGTGTSGRKPLKYRRIADDLRGGIRRGDYEPGRPLPGENDLMARYKVARMTVRQALAELQREGLAIARRGSGVYVSNLRPIVRDELGWLATMPWLRGEAAWNEQAASTELQVEGLGVRLDRATEAVAEALELPPGAEVWARSGRSTLEGRTVALTVSWLPRALVEGTRATAPDPGPGGVYGCLAALGLSPTNFREDVRARPAIPVEAEQLGLSAGAPVLVVRRLARAGARPVELSEAVLDASVHVLRYELPAGSEPTLSRV, encoded by the coding sequence GTGCACGAGGCGGACTCGAACCGGCCCGACGGAACCGGCACGAGCGGTCGTAAGCCGCTCAAGTACCGCCGGATCGCCGACGACCTGCGCGGCGGCATCCGGCGGGGCGACTACGAGCCCGGGCGGCCGCTGCCCGGTGAGAACGACCTGATGGCGCGGTACAAGGTCGCCCGGATGACAGTGCGGCAGGCCTTGGCCGAACTGCAGCGGGAGGGCCTGGCGATCGCCCGGCGCGGCTCCGGGGTCTACGTCAGCAACCTGCGCCCGATCGTCCGCGACGAGCTCGGCTGGCTGGCCACAATGCCCTGGCTGCGGGGCGAGGCGGCCTGGAATGAGCAGGCCGCGAGCACAGAACTGCAGGTGGAAGGCCTGGGGGTCCGGCTGGACCGGGCCACCGAGGCCGTGGCCGAGGCCCTGGAGCTACCGCCGGGCGCGGAGGTCTGGGCCCGGTCCGGCCGATCCACGCTGGAGGGCCGGACGGTGGCGCTGACCGTCTCCTGGCTGCCCCGGGCGCTGGTCGAGGGGACGCGCGCCACCGCGCCCGACCCCGGCCCGGGCGGCGTCTACGGCTGCCTGGCCGCGCTCGGGCTCTCGCCCACGAACTTCCGGGAGGACGTCCGGGCGAGGCCGGCGATCCCGGTGGAGGCCGAGCAGCTGGGGTTGTCGGCCGGGGCGCCGGTGCTGGTCGTCCGGAGGCTGGCCCGGGCCGGTGCTCGCCCGGTGGAGCTGAGCGAGGCCGTCCTCGACGCGTCTGTGCACGTGCTGCGCTACGAACTGCCCGCCGGCTCGGAGCCGACCCTCAGCCGAGTCTGA
- a CDS encoding peroxiredoxin: MTIAVGDKIPDVEVKVLGESGAPESVSTGDVLGSGKVVLFGVPGAFTPGCSKAHLPSFVKGADQLAGKGVDKVVCVAINDAWVMDAWAESQGAKGKITMLADGNGTFADAMGLSFDGSGFGLGKRSLRYAAVIEDGVISKLDIEDSPSSISVSACENVLAQL; this comes from the coding sequence ATGACGATTGCGGTTGGCGACAAGATCCCCGACGTCGAGGTCAAGGTCCTCGGCGAGAGCGGTGCTCCGGAGTCGGTGAGCACCGGCGACGTCCTCGGCTCCGGCAAGGTCGTGCTGTTCGGCGTCCCGGGTGCGTTCACCCCGGGCTGCAGCAAGGCTCACCTGCCCAGCTTCGTGAAGGGCGCGGATCAGCTGGCCGGCAAGGGCGTCGACAAGGTCGTGTGCGTGGCGATCAACGACGCGTGGGTCATGGACGCGTGGGCCGAGTCGCAGGGTGCCAAGGGCAAGATCACGATGCTCGCCGACGGCAACGGCACCTTCGCCGACGCCATGGGCCTGTCCTTCGACGGCTCCGGCTTCGGTCTGGGCAAGCGCTCCCTGCGCTACGCCGCGGTCATCGAAGACGGCGTGATCTCCAAGCTCGACATCGAGGACAGCCCGTCCTCCATCTCGGTCTCGGCCTGCGAGAACGTGCTCGCCCAGCTCTGA
- the hisC gene encoding histidinol-phosphate transaminase gives MVDGPRLRPAITGIPGYVPGRMPAGGAAFKLSSNENPYPPLPAVLEVVANAATSANRYPDITAGALVEALTKRLDVPAEHLAFGTGSVGVAQQLLQATAAAGDEVLYAWRSFEAYPILVQISGADSVRVPVTADGRHDLSAMAAAITDRTRLVFLCSPNNPTGPAIRRGELEEFLDAVPTDVLVVLDEAYREFVTDPEVPDGVDVYRIHGNVAVLRTFSKAYGLAGLRVGYVVANAPVAAAARACAVPFGVSTPAQVAAVASLAAEEELQARVRDLVAERTRVSTRLRAQGWDIPDAQGNFVWLALGDRTAEFAAACEQAGVMVRPFGTEGVRVTVATPDVDDRFLAVAARFA, from the coding sequence ATGGTGGACGGACCCCGACTGCGCCCGGCGATCACCGGCATCCCCGGCTACGTGCCCGGCCGGATGCCCGCGGGCGGTGCGGCCTTCAAGTTGTCGTCGAACGAGAACCCGTACCCGCCGCTGCCGGCCGTGCTCGAGGTCGTGGCCAACGCCGCGACGAGTGCCAACCGGTACCCGGACATAACAGCCGGTGCGCTGGTCGAGGCGTTGACGAAGCGGTTGGACGTGCCGGCCGAGCATCTGGCCTTCGGTACCGGCTCGGTCGGGGTTGCCCAGCAGTTGTTGCAGGCGACCGCGGCGGCCGGCGACGAGGTCCTCTACGCGTGGCGGTCGTTCGAGGCCTATCCGATCCTCGTGCAGATCTCCGGAGCCGACTCGGTCCGCGTGCCGGTGACCGCCGACGGTCGCCATGACCTGTCCGCGATGGCCGCCGCGATCACCGACCGGACCCGGCTGGTCTTCCTGTGCAGCCCGAACAACCCGACCGGTCCGGCGATCCGGCGCGGTGAGCTGGAGGAGTTCCTCGACGCGGTGCCGACCGACGTGCTTGTGGTGCTCGACGAGGCCTACCGCGAGTTCGTCACCGATCCGGAGGTGCCGGACGGCGTCGACGTCTACCGCATCCACGGCAACGTCGCGGTGCTGCGCACGTTCTCCAAGGCCTACGGGCTGGCCGGCCTGCGGGTCGGGTACGTGGTCGCCAATGCCCCGGTCGCTGCCGCGGCCCGGGCATGCGCGGTGCCGTTCGGGGTCTCCACGCCGGCCCAGGTCGCCGCGGTCGCCTCGTTGGCGGCCGAGGAGGAATTGCAGGCCCGGGTCCGTGATCTCGTCGCGGAAAGAACCCGGGTGTCGACCCGATTGCGGGCGCAGGGTTGGGACATTCCCGACGCACAGGGCAATTTCGTCTGGCTGGCACTCGGTGACCGTACGGCGGAATTCGCCGCGGCCTGCGAACAGGCCGGGGTGATGGTGCGGCCGTTCGGCACCGAAGGGGTCCGGGTCACGGTCGCCACCCCGGATGTGGACGACCGGTTCTTGGCCGTGGCCGCCCGGTTCGCCTGA
- a CDS encoding class I SAM-dependent methyltransferase — protein sequence MFRTSVGRRGNYGVETPVVPAVQAALALVLLNMGYQRVGSKHDPQGWWLIGSGGILLIIALGYLHAARRGKFLVWSKLLGELNLTGAEQVLDLGCGRGAVTTLVAARLTTGKVLGIDAWRSRSLLTSNKGGSEDQIARRNADAEGVSDRVEFRQGDITDLRMPGNQYDLVVSGLGISAIPNAEGRRAAVEEAVRVTRPGGRVLIADIRHTKDYAAKLATLGCEQIESRSLGWEAWYGGPWLSTILVSARKAKA from the coding sequence GTGTTCCGGACGAGCGTCGGCCGACGCGGCAACTACGGGGTCGAGACCCCGGTCGTACCAGCGGTGCAGGCCGCGTTGGCGCTCGTACTGCTCAACATGGGCTACCAACGGGTCGGCTCGAAGCACGACCCCCAGGGTTGGTGGTTGATCGGCTCCGGCGGGATCCTGCTGATCATCGCGCTGGGCTACCTGCACGCCGCGCGGCGCGGGAAGTTCCTGGTGTGGTCGAAGCTCCTGGGCGAGCTCAACCTGACCGGGGCCGAGCAGGTGCTGGACCTGGGCTGCGGGCGCGGGGCGGTAACCACCCTGGTGGCTGCCCGGCTGACCACGGGCAAGGTTCTCGGGATCGACGCGTGGCGCTCGCGCAGCCTTCTGACCAGCAACAAAGGCGGCTCGGAGGACCAGATCGCCCGACGCAACGCCGACGCGGAGGGCGTGTCCGACCGCGTCGAGTTCCGGCAGGGCGACATCACCGACCTGCGGATGCCCGGCAACCAGTACGACTTGGTGGTCTCCGGGCTGGGGATCAGCGCGATACCCAACGCCGAGGGGCGGCGGGCCGCCGTCGAGGAGGCGGTCCGGGTCACTCGTCCGGGCGGGCGGGTGCTGATCGCCGACATCCGGCACACCAAGGACTACGCGGCCAAGCTGGCCACGCTCGGTTGCGAGCAGATCGAGAGCCGGTCGCTGGGCTGGGAGGCCTGGTACGGCGGGCCCTGGCTGTCGACGATTCTCGTCTCGGCCCGTAAGGCAAAAGCCTGA